A single Triticum dicoccoides isolate Atlit2015 ecotype Zavitan chromosome 2A, WEW_v2.0, whole genome shotgun sequence DNA region contains:
- the LOC119359224 gene encoding uncharacterized protein LOC119359224, producing MDIYSAVFVFCVYAVGTMEVQVLSAMALARRKAAPPPTASKLGRMLGSSLCVFVATYFLVHGTLSVLAPCHFQCFRVRIAALVAGVVDLAVTASIMPRPVEG from the exons ATGGACATCTACAGCGCGGTGTTCGTCTTCTGCGTCTACGCGGTGGGCACGATGGAGGTGCAGGTGCTCTCTGCCATGGCCCTGGCGCGCCGGAAGGCCGCCCCGCCGCCGACGGCGTCCAAGCTCGGGCGGATGCTGGGCAGCTCCCTCTGCGTGTTCGTCGCCACCTACTTCCTGGTGCACGGCACCCTGAGCGTCCTCGCGCCGTGCCACTTCCAGTGCTTCCGTGTGCGGATCGCTGCtctcgtcgccggcgtcgtggaCCTCGCTGTCACCGCCAGCATCATGCCG CGTCCCGTGGAAGGTTAG
- the LOC119359225 gene encoding peamaclein-like isoform X1 produces MKPLPVSVALLALFLAASYQDLAVAAELLVVGGRADAGADGGGGGVPVPDGVCEGKCKNRCSQKVAGRCMGLCMMCCGKCAGCVPLGPLAPKDECPCYRDMKSPKSGRPKCP; encoded by the exons ATGAAGCCTCTCCCGGTGTCCGTAGCCCTCCTGGCCCTCTTCCTCGCCGCCTCGTACCAGGACCTCGCCGTGGCCGCAG AACTTCTGGTGGTGGGTGGGCGTGCAGATGCAGGTGCagatggaggtggcggcggcgttCCGGTCCCGGACGGCGTGTGCGAGGGCAAGTGCAAGAACCGGTGCTCGCAGAAGGTGGCCGGGCGGTGCATGGGGCTGTGCATGATGTGCTGCGGCAAGTGCGCCGGCTGCGTGCCGTTGGGGCCGCTGGCCCCCAAGGACGAGTGCCCCTGCTACCGCGACATGAAATCCCCCAAGAGCGGCCGCCCCAAATGCCCCTAG
- the LOC119359225 gene encoding peamaclein-like isoform X2: protein MKPLPVSVALLALFLAASYQDLAVAADAGADGGGGGVPVPDGVCEGKCKNRCSQKVAGRCMGLCMMCCGKCAGCVPLGPLAPKDECPCYRDMKSPKSGRPKCP, encoded by the exons ATGAAGCCTCTCCCGGTGTCCGTAGCCCTCCTGGCCCTCTTCCTCGCCGCCTCGTACCAGGACCTCGCCGTGGCCGCAG ATGCAGGTGCagatggaggtggcggcggcgttCCGGTCCCGGACGGCGTGTGCGAGGGCAAGTGCAAGAACCGGTGCTCGCAGAAGGTGGCCGGGCGGTGCATGGGGCTGTGCATGATGTGCTGCGGCAAGTGCGCCGGCTGCGTGCCGTTGGGGCCGCTGGCCCCCAAGGACGAGTGCCCCTGCTACCGCGACATGAAATCCCCCAAGAGCGGCCGCCCCAAATGCCCCTAG